One window from the genome of Yarrowia lipolytica chromosome 1B, complete sequence encodes:
- a CDS encoding uncharacterized protein (Truncated form of YALI0B07073g, similar to uniprot|Q7SAR5 Neurospora crassa NCU06174.1 hypothetical protein) — MEHGERSHGYSQSVLSVKLPSTAFTHNDLVRERTSLNRGDGRNMILVGVHVSCHGHENALQLLLDQTPHLFRLHITATGHGLDAHSPLLPQLVVVFAKPGAFFCPFFEKLHRHVRLSNHHPRYRAHRCHLSLFGLGQLCWARGKLQVGALAVLQRPGQQRCVFVQQLRQLLVLLGRAQQRVRICDVEQLARVWSHRPEQPMEKNRRKKRCVSRWRFVRQSHVITHPRPAA, encoded by the coding sequence ATGGAACATGGAGAGCGCAGCCACGGATACTCTCAATCAGTACTCTCAGTCAAGCTCCCCTCAACTGCCTTTACTCACAACGACCTTGTAAGGGAACGGACTAGTCTCAACCGTGGTGATGGGCGGAATATGATCCTTGTTGGCGTTCACGTCAGCTGCCATGGCCATGAGAATGCTCTGCAGCTGTTGCTGGACCAGACCCCGCATCTTTTCCGTCTCCACATCACTGCGACAGGTCACGGCCTGGATGCGCACTCTCCATTGCTCCCACAGCTTGTCGTCGTTTTTGCCAAACCAggtgcttttttttgtccgTTTTTCGAAAAACTGCACCGTCATGTCCgtctctccaaccaccacccccgGTACCGAGCCCACCGGTGCCACCTCAGTCTGTTTGGCTTGGGGCAGCTCTGCTGGGCACGTGGGAAGCTCCAGGTCGGCGCGCTCGCCGTTCTCCAGCGACCTGGACAGCAACGATGCGTTTTCGTCCAGCAACTGCGCCAGCTCCtggttctccttggccGTGCCCAGCAACGGGTGCGGATATGTGatgttgagcagctcgcgCGAGTCTGGAGTCACCGACCCGAACAACCGATGGAAAAGAATCGAAGAAAGAAGCGCTGTGTTAGTAGGTGGCGCTTTGTCAGACAGTCACACGTGATCACTCACCCTCGGCCAGCggcttga
- a CDS encoding uncharacterized protein (Compare to YALI0B07029g, similar to uniprot|Q9Y763 Phanerochaete chrysosporium 1 4-benzoquinone reductase), with product MTGPRIAIIYYSLYGHIRQLAVAMQKAIVEAGGQADLFQVPETLTEEVLTKMGAPPKSGDPIATNQVLQEYDAFLFGIPTRFGTFPTQWRAFWDYTMGLWAQRALHGKYAGLFVSTGTPGGGQEVTALNAMSTLAHHGIIYVPLGYKHTFTQVTNLDEVHGGSPWGAGTFAGPDASRQPSALELDVAQIQGREFYLTVKKAFN from the coding sequence ATGACCGGACCCCGAATCGCAATCATCTACTACTCCCTGTACGGTCATATCCGACAGCTGGCTGTGGCCATGCAaaaggccattgtcgaggCTGGAGGACAAGCCGACCTCTTCCAGGTCCCCGAGACTCTCACTGAAGAGGTTCTGACCAAGATGGGAGCTCCCCCCAAATCCGGCGATCCCATTGCGACCAACCAAGTCCTACAAGAATACGATGCCTTCCTGTTTGGCATCCCTACCCGATTTGGAACCTTTCCTACCCAATGGAGAGCCTTCTGGGACTATACTATGGGTCTTTGGGCCCAGAGAGCCCTTCATGGCAAGTACGCTGGCCTGTTTGTCTCCACCGGAACCCCCGGCGGAGGACAGGAAGTCACCGCCCTTAACGCCATGTCCACCCTGGCCCATCATGGCATCATCTACGTGCCCCTGGGTTACAAACATACCTTTACCCAAGTGACCAATCTCGATGAGGTCCACGGAGGCTCTCCCTGGGGAGCAGGTACTTTTGCGGGTCCCGATGCTTCGCGTCAACCCTCTGCTCTGGAGCTCGATGTTGCTCAGATCCAGGGCCGGGAGTTCTATCTCACAGTTAAGAAGGCTTTCAATTAG
- a CDS encoding uncharacterized protein (Compare to YALI0B07293g, similar to uniprot|P16658 Saccharomyces cerevisiae YLR105C tRNA-splicing endonuclease subunit SEN2 (EC 3.1.27. 9), similar to Saccharomyces cerevisiae SEN2 (YLR105C); ancestral locus Anc_8.294) — MKKQNLNALYPHPYPYVVDVVPPVIHNPISVLYFLCRWIFAGNTSPEYTAEYVDGVVRAVGDAREGLWKMGFFGKGILSRSEPSWDIRTKRRLGLHVEEGVYAPEEVTQFRREQRQHFKAERAKAEEEELKRRQDIDRGLAVADKNEDDKPVRPEFDRDAFLAKSYEMEKRTEDDEVVDSLGNLVDIEFLQLMDVEALFLHMAFGLKVGDMDVKAMVDEFTRKDPRFLTYYAVYHHYRSLGWCVRSGIKFGADFLLYKKGPPFTHAEFCIKVMPKDEPMPDFWWQSNLCRVIGGVKKTTVFCFVDVPKVEGVVDDAKLVEVLKQFKVREVVYRRWIPSRNRD, encoded by the coding sequence atgaaaaaacaaaactTGAACGCGTTATACCCCCATCCATACCCGTATGTGGTGGATGTCGTGCCACCGGTGATACACAATCCCATCTCGGTGTTGTATTTTCTCTGTAGATGGATCTTTGCCGGCAATACAAGCCCAGAGTATACCGCCGAGTATGTTGATGGTGTAGTTCGGGCCGTTGGAGACGCTCGCGAGGGTCTGTGGAAGATGGGCTTCTTTGGCAAGGGCATCTTGTCTCGGTCCGAGCCCTCGTGGGACATTCGAACCAAGAGACGTCTGGGTCTCcatgtggaggagggggtGTATGCCCCTGAAGAGGTGACTCAGTTCCGACGAGAGCAGCGGCAGCATTTCAAAGCCGAGCGagccaaggccgaggaggaggagctcaagagACGCCAGGACATTGATCGGGGTCTGGCGGTGGCTGACAAGAATGAAGACGACAAGCCTGTTCGTCCGGAGTTTGATCGGGACGCGTTTCTCGCCAAGTCTTACGAAATGGAGAAACGAACggaagacgacgaggtggtggatTCGCTGGGCAACCTCGTGGATATCGAGTTTCTACAGCTCATGGACGTGGAGGCGCTGTTTCTTCACATGGCGTTTGGACTCAAGGTCGGCGACATGGATGTGAAGGCCATGGTTGACGAGTTCACCCGCAAGGACCCTCGGTTTCTGACCTATTACGCCGTCTACCACCACTACCGATCGCTAGGTTGGTGCGTTCGGTCGGGCATCAAGTTTGGAGCCGACTTTCTGCTGTACAAGAAGGGTCCTCCGTTCACCCATGCCGAGTTCTGCATCAAGGTGATGCCTAAGGACGAGCCCATGCCCGACTTTTGGTGGCAGTCGAACCTGTGTCGAGTCATTGGCGGAGTCAAGAAGACCACTGTCTTTTGTTTTGTGGATGTGCCAAAGGTCGAGGGCGTTGTCGATGATgccaagctggtggaggtgttgaAGCAGTTCAAGGTGCGAGAGGTGGTGTATAGGCGGTGGATTCCCTCGAGGAATCGGGACTAG
- a CDS encoding uncharacterized protein (Compare to YALI0B07249g, similar to Saccharomyces cerevisiae YLR104W; ancestral locus Anc_8.293, weakly similar to uniprot|Q08045 Saccharomyces cerevisiae YLR104W hypothetical protein) encodes MRPTVILTCAAAAHAQIFGNFFNQMLKKEFAVEESWHNQEYHKVSCDNGHVCPDTLTCVNSPLECPCQFPASEIKCVYPDKSGYVCISKPGDGYDGSDASSKAEDGKRDCAWVNKAFRGEL; translated from the exons ATGCGACCAACAGTGATTTTGACATGTGCGGCGGCCGCGCACGCCCAGATTTTCGGCAACTTTTTCAACcagatgctcaagaaggagtttGCCGTCGAGGAGTCCTGGCACAACCAGGAGTATCACAAGG TCTCGTGTGATAACGGCCACGTATGCCCCGATACCCTCACATGCGTCAACTCGCCACTGGAGTGCCCGTGCCAGTTCCCCGCGTCGGAAATCAAGTGCGTGTATCCCGACAAGTCCGGCTACGTGTGCATCTCCAAGCCTGGCGACGGCTACGACGGATCTGACGCCTcctccaaggccgaggacgGCAAGAGAGATTGTGCGTGGGTCAACAAGGCCTTTCGAGGAGAGCTCTAG
- a CDS encoding uncharacterized protein (Compare to YALI0B07183g, similar to Saccharomyces cerevisiae PFY1 (YOR122C); ancestral locus Anc_5.439, similar to uniprot|P07274 Saccharomyces cerevisiae YOR122c PFY1 profilin) has product MSWQAYVDNLVGSGKVDKAAIFSRAGDSVWCTTSGFSVAPAEVLELAKGFDDPSPLQAGGLHIAGQKYFLLRADDRSIYGKHEQSGIIAVRTGQAIIVGHYPEGVQPGEATKVVEALGDYLINANY; this is encoded by the exons ATGTCTTGGCAAG CTTACGTTGACAACCTGGTTGGATCTGGCAAGGTCGATAAGGCCGCCATTTTCTCCCGAGCCGGTGACTCCGTCTGGTGCACCACCTCGGGCTTCTCCGTGGCCCCCGCCGAGGTCTtggagctggccaagggcTTCGACGACCCCTCTCCTCTGCAGGCTGGCGGTCTGCACATTGCTGGCCAGAAGTACTTCCTTCTGCGAGCCGACGACCGATCCATCTACGGAAAGCACGAGCAGTCCGGCATTATCGCCGTGCGAACCGGCCAGGCCATCATTGTGGGCCACTACCCCGAGGGCGTGCAGCCCGGAgaggccaccaaggtcgTTGAGGCTCTGGGAGATTATCTCATCAATGCTAACTATTAG
- a CDS encoding uncharacterized protein (Compare to YALI0B07227g, similar to Saccharomyces cerevisiae IAH1 (YOR126C); ancestral locus Anc_5.449, similar to uniprot|P41734 Saccharomyces cerevisiae YOR126C Isoamyl acetate-hydrolyzing esterase (EC 3.1.-.-)) produces the protein MTPPMNPDMDKILLFGDSITQYSSDQDLTFALAPALQHLYQRKMDILVRGYSGYNTDQAVQFFHHILEHEKGIKLVVIFFGSNDSATNEQHVPLDRYKANLEKLAQQAVDRGIKVILTGPAPHDELARREMFKDEPGVNPRSSQLQKRYSEAACEVALKMGLPSTNLWHAFATDAGWEPGMPFPSTVEGEGNEHETSVTKYLKDGLHFAGPGYKVWYDELVKVIGERYPGLSAENLPMVMPLWREFYGTS, from the coding sequence ATGACTCCACCCATGAATCCGGATATGGACAAGATTCTCCTGTTTGGAGACTCAATTACGCAGTACTCAAGCGACCAGGATCTCACCTTTGCACTCGCCCCGGCCCTTCAACATCTGTACCAGCGCAAAATGGACATTCTCGTCAGAGGATACTCGGGCTACAACACGGACCAGGCGGTCCAGTTTTTCCACCACATTTTGGAGCATGAAAAGGGAATCAAGCTGGTGGTGATTTTCTTCGGGTCCAACGACAGCGCCACCAACGAACAACATGTTCCTCTCGACCGATACAAGGCCaatctggagaagctggctcAGCAGGCGGTGGACCGCGGTATCAAGGTGATCCTCACGGGTCCCGCGCCCCACGACGAACTGGCTCGAAGAGAAATGTTCAAGGACGAGCCGGGCGTGAACCCGCGGTCGTCACAGCTGCAAAAGAGGTACTCCGAAGCCGCCTGTGAGGTGGCTCTCAAGATGGGTCTTCCTAGCACTAATCTGTGGCACGCTTTTGCTACCGACGCTGGATGGGAGCCCGGAATGCCGTTTCCCAGCACCGTTGAAGGGGAGGGTAACGAGCACGAAACCTCAGTGACCAAGTATCTCAAGGACGGCCTGCATTTTGCCGGACCTGGATACAAGGTGTGGTACGATGAGTTGGTCAAGGTGATTGGGGAGCGGTACCCGGGGCTGAGCGCGGAGAATCTACCCATGGTGATGCCTTTGTGGAGGGAGTTTTACGGCACTAGTTGA
- a CDS encoding uncharacterized protein (Compare to YALI0B07161g, similar to Saccharomyces cerevisiae YGR272C; ancestral locus Anc_5.30, weakly similar to ca|CA3402 Candida albicans IPF8651 unknown function), with protein MAPPTQRRYTNNRKRRGPREVGGAKTGDGLTRIMKRIRDLERVLKRPVPMDEQKRIELERAVAAYKVQAEDIIGDRKNKKNVEKYRMIRFFERQKASRKVKQARKLVEQADSDAKKKDAEALVVKYMADLAYTIHFPNDIKYISLYPNGAVDETAESSKQREKMRAEFAEQIKNGELDVDLERAEQVATTKKSKKKREAGADEEVKGDDEDDEFLEKAPKKAKVEEEESDDDEEDEEDDDDDDDSDDDDSDDSGEPQMEIKRTADEKQTKEEESDSEEFVDESEAESEGKPESEENSEDQDDESE; from the coding sequence ATGGCCCCTCCGACACAAAGACGATACACAAACAACCGAAAGCGACGAGGACCGCGAGAGGTGGGCGGAGCCAAGACAGGCGACGGTCTGACGCGTATCATGAAGCGAATCAGAGACCTGGAGCGGGTGCTCAAGCGGCCGGTTCCTATGGACGAGCAGAAGCGAATCGAGCTGGAGCGGGCGGTGGCGGCGTACAAGGTGCAGGCCGAGGACATTATTGGCGACcgaaagaacaagaagaacgtTGAAAAGTACCGGATGATTAGGTTCTTTGAGCGGCAAAAGGCGTCGCGAAAGGTCAAGCAGGCTCgcaagctggtggagcaGGCCGATTCGgatgccaagaagaaggacgccGAGGCTCTGGTGGTCAAGTACATGGCCGACCTGGCCTACACGATCCATTTCCCCAACGACATCAAGTACATTTCTCTGTATCCCAATGGTGCTGTGGATGAGACTGCCGAGTCGTCCAAGCAGCGTGAGAAGATGCGGGCGGAGTTTGCCGAGCAGATCAAAAACGGCGAGCTGGACGTGGATCTCGAGCGGGCCGAGCAGGttgccaccaccaagaagagcaagaagaagcgtGAGGCTGGCGCCGatgaggaggtcaagggggacgacgaggacgacgagtttTTGGAAAaggcccccaagaaggccaaggttgaggaggaggagagtgatgatgatgaagaagatgaagaagacgacgacgacgacgacgacagcgacgacgatgacTCTGATGACTCTGGGGAGCCCCAGATGGAGATTAAGAGAACTGCTGACGAGAAGCAGAcaaaggaggaggagtctgacTCCGAGGAGTTTGTCGACGAGTCTGAGGCCGAGTCTGAGGGAAAGCCCGAGTCTGAGGAGAACTCAGAGGACCAGGATGACGAGTCCGAGTAG
- a CDS encoding uncharacterized protein (Compare to YALI0B07271g, no similarity) has protein sequence MFFTRDFTRNFTRNLTRNFTRNFTRNFTRNFTRNLTRNFTRNFTSNFTSNFTSNILHQKLHQQHSHQNRACPHQQQCPKTHKRHQFQVCTLEDGARDPELESTEIEQVTISFNQKQQFLRHIISFPPVYRHR, from the exons ATGTTCTTCACCAGAGACTTCACCAGAAACTTCACCAGAAACCTCACCAGAAACTTCACCAGAAACTTCACCAGAAACTTCACCAGAAACTTCACCAGAAACCTCACCAGAAACTTCACCAGAAACTTCACCAGCAACTTCACCAGCAACTTCACCAGCAACATTCTTCACCAGAAactccaccagcaacaTTCACACCAGAACCGTGCTTGTCCccaccagcaacaatgCC CAAAGACCCACAAGCGCCACCAATTTCAAGTCTGTACTTTAGAAGATGGAGCCAGAGATCCTGAATTGGAATCCACGGAGATCGAACAAGTAACCATTAGTTTCAACCAGAAGCAACAGTTCCTTCGTCATATCATCTCTTTTCCTCCAGTATATCGTCACCGTTGA
- a CDS encoding uncharacterized protein (Compare to YALI0B07117g, similar to uniprot|P14065 Saccharomyces cerevisiae YOR120w GCY1 galactose-induced protein of aldo/keto reductase family, similar to Saccharomyces cerevisiae YPR1 (YDR368W) and GCY1 (YOR120W); ancestral locus Anc_5.434), with product MFRSVYKRGRILSKIPIKQHIQITHKHTMTSLDFTLNNGKTIPAIGLGTWKSTTEEVAGAVECALTEGGYRHIDTAFNYRNEDAVGLGIKRAMEKGVKREDIFVTTKIWVTYHDRVEENLDMSLERLGLDYVDMLLIHWPVPLNPNGNDPVYPLRPDGSRDIDESGSQPKTWKQMEAVLKTGKTKSIGVSNFSIPYLEELLKEAEVVPAVNQVELHPLLPQLELMEFCKKNNIVMTAFSPFGSVGGPLLKNELVVSLADKYNTSPGGILTSYHIGNGTVVIPKSVTNSRIVENGKSAVTLSQEDLKALNDLHKTEGIHRTSKPKWGVDLGFPDFDFC from the coding sequence ATGTTCCGGTCAGTATATAAACGGGGGCGAATCCTGTCCAAAATCCCCATCAAACAACACATCCAGATcacccacaaacacacaatgaCTTCTCTCGACTTTACTCTCAACAACGGCAAGACCATCCCTGCCATCGGTCTTGGAACCTGGAAGTCCaccaccgaggaggtggctGGCGCCGTCGAGTGCGCCCTCACCGAGGGAGGCTACCGACACATTGACACCGCCTTCAACTACCGAAACGAAGACGCCGTCGGACTCGGAATCAAGCGAGCCATGGAGAAGGGTGTCAAGCGAGAAGACATCTtcgtcaccaccaagatcTGGGTCACCTACCACGACCGAGTCGAGGAGAACCTCGACATGTCTCTGGAGCGACTGGGTCTTGACTACGTCGACATGCTCCTCATCCACTGGCCCGTTCCCCTCAACCCTAACGGTAACGACCCCGTCTACCCCCTGCGACCCGATGGCTCTCGAGACATTGACGAGTCCGGCTCCCAGCCCAAGACCTGGAAGCAGATGGAGGCTGTTCTGAAGACCGGCAAGACCAAGTCTATCGGTgtctccaacttctccatcCCTTACctcgaggagctgctcaaggaggccgaggttGTCCCCGCCGTCAACCAGGTCGAGCTCCACCCTCTGCTGCCCCAGCTCGAGCTCATGGAATTctgcaagaagaacaacaTTGTCATGACCGCCTTCTCTCCCTTTGGCTCTGTCGGTGGCcctctgctcaagaacgAGCTCGTCGTCTCTCTGGccgacaagtacaacaccTCTCCCGGAGGAATCCTCACCTCCTACCACATTGGTAACGGCACCGTGGTCATCCCCAAGTCTGTCACCAACTCTCGAATCGTCGAGAACGGAAAGTCCGCCGTCACCCTGTCCCaggaggacctcaaggCTCTGAACGACCTCCACAAGACCGAGGGTATCCACCGAAcctccaagcccaagtGGGGTGTTGACCTCGGATTCCCCGACTTTGACTTCTGCTAA
- a CDS encoding uncharacterized protein (Compare to YALI0B07051g, no similarity): MSIACYVFAVLAPVFVLLNGFSLHEAIKHPTFGVYSATTPLLLSAALFATLPELTRSARPTSAPVSSILLPLCYLGLALNLAATLTWTYRHYQLRQIIVRNHYDAHYDKVIERCGKSAGQVAFVHSCEDGIAKIRSPRLSVLGWPHVTLVGYLVLAVFFLCPSHITKSSTTGLE, from the coding sequence ATGTCGATTGCATGTTACGTTTTTGCGGTACTGGCGCCCGTGTTTGTGCTGCTCAACGGCTTCTCACTCCATGAAGCCATCAAACACCCGACTTTTGGCGTCTACTCTGCCACCACCCCTCTGCTACTTTCGGCTGCGTTATTTGCTACGCTTCCAGAACTCACACGATCCGCCCGACCAACCTCGGCTCCGGTATCGTCGATACTGCTGCCACTCTGCTACCTCGGACTGGCTCTCAATCTCGCCGCGACCCTCACCTGGACCTACAGACACTACCAGCTGCGACAGATCATAGTCCGAAACCACTATGATGCCCACTACGACAAGGTGATTGAAAGATGCGGGAAGAGCGCCGGCCAGGTGGCGTTTGTACACAGCTGCGAAGATGGCATTGCCAAAATCAGATCGCCCCGGCTGTCGGTGCTCGGATGGccccacgtgaccctcGTGGGCTATCTAGTCCTGGCCGTCTTTTTCCTGTGCCCCTCCCATATCACCAAGTCTAGCACCACTGGTTTGGAGTAG
- a CDS encoding uncharacterized protein (Compare to YALI0B07095g, similar to Saccharomyces cerevisiae LEO1 (YOR123C); ancestral locus Anc_5.440, similar to uniprot|P38439 Saccharomyces cerevisiae YOR123c LEO1 protein), whose protein sequence is MSEKKGRRVIVDSDEEEDVGVPQASTLEDDVFGDDDNTNDKSGAKEDNEDGEKNDDGEEDEDDEDDKPSKTVAADDSESDLSDIENDNLFGDAPDTRSTAERLADENEDEFEEIEQQELEIALPRFPPAIKPNEKLFLSRVPAFLQIDPHPFDSSEFLKSAEEGNKDADTSKSLRLKTQAENTLRWKYGKGGDGSTVTKESNARFVKWSDGSLSLQLGEELFDVIRKPVEDTSLALSHPEQEVLQTSGVLSENFSYVPTSTKSLTHKRLTEALAKRTLKSAAVSSWDTTDDPDKVQREAEKAENMANAARRKLESKRRQAEEDFGKTAADAMAEDEEMEHNYESRNAYEEDDFVVDDDEEEDDEEEERAKRLQKLKSDGAKLYKNRRDLDEDDEDEEEVGVKKRRVIDSDDDE, encoded by the coding sequence ATGAGCGAGAAAAAAGGCCGACGAGTGATTGTTGATtccgatgaggaggaggacgtgGGAGTGCCCCAGGCGTCGACTCTCGAGGACGACGTTTTTGGCGATGACGACAATACAAACGACAAGAGTggagccaaggaggacaacGAAGACGGTGAAAAGAACGATGAtggtgaagaagacgaggacgatgaggacgacaagCCATCGAAAACGGTGGCTGCCGACGACTCCGAGTCGGATCTGTCGGACATCGAGAACGACAATCTGTTTGGAGACGCTCCTGACACCCGATCTACAGCTGAGCGTCTGGCGGACGAAAACGAGGACGAGttcgaggagattgagcagcaggagctggagattgCGCTGCCGCGGTTTCCGCCGGCCATCAAGCCCAACGAGAAGCTGTTTCTGAGCCGAGTTCCGGCGTTTCTGCAGATTGATCCGCATCCGTTCGACTCGTCGGAGTTCCTGAAATCCGCCGAGGAGGGAAACAAGGATGCAGACACGTCCAAGTCGCTGCGACTCAAGACGCAGGCCGAAAACACTCTGCGGTGGAAGTACGGCAAGGGAGGAGACGGGTCCACGGTCACCAAGGAGTCTAACGCGCGGTTTGTCAAGTGGAGCGACGGGTCTCTGTCTTTGCAGCTTGGCGAAGAGTTATTTGACGTGATTCGAAAGCCCGTGGAGGACACGTCGCTGGCGCTGTCACACCCCGAGCAGGAGGTTCTGCAGACGTCTGGAGTTCTGTCCGAGAACTTCTCCTACGTTCCTACTTCCACCAAGTCGCTCACCCACAAGCGGCTTACAGAGGCGCTGGCCAAGCGAACGCTCAAGTCCGCAGCGGTGTCGTCGTGGGACACCACCGATGACCCCGACAAGGTACAGCgagaggccgagaaggccgagaacATGGCCAACGCTGCGCGCCGAAAGCTGGAGAGCAAACGACGgcaggccgaggaggattTCGGCAAGACGGCGGCCGATGCCATGgcggaggacgaggagatggagcacAACTACGAGTCGCGAAACGcctacgaggaggatgactTTGTggtggacgacgacgaggaggaggacgatgaggaggaggagagagcTAAGCGACTGCAGAAACTCAAGTCGGACGGCGCAAAGCTGTACAAGAACCGAAGGGATCTggatgaggatgatgaggatgaagaggaggtggGAGTGAAGAAGCGGCGGGTTATTGAtagtgatgatgatgagtag
- a CDS encoding uncharacterized protein (Compare to YALI0B07205g, highly similar to uniprot|Q03554 Saccharomyces cerevisiae YMR292w GOT1 membrane protein required for ER to Golgi transport, similar to Saccharomyces cerevisiae GOT1 (YMR292W); ancestral locus Anc_5.35), whose amino-acid sequence MFSDMQKYGAAFTAGGIFFIFLGIMTFFDSALMAFGNILFLIGITLLIGPQKTLAFFARRQKLRGSIAFGLGIFLILIKRPFIGFAIELVGILALFGDFFAVIVAFLRSMPVIGPILRHPAVAPVIDRLAGVRILPV is encoded by the exons ATGTTCAGCGACATGCAAA AATATGGCGCGGCCTTCACGGCTGGAG gcatcttcttcatctttcTGGGAATCATGACCTTCTTCGATTCCGCTCTTATGGCGTTTGGAAAC ATTCTCTTTCTGATCGGAATCACCCTGCTGATCGGACCCCAGAAAACGCTGGCGTTCTTTGCGAGACGCCAGAAGCTGCGAGGATCGATAGCGTTTGGGCTGGGAATTTTCCTCATTCTCATCAAACGGCCCTTCATTGGCTTTGCTATCGAGCTGGTGGGCATTCTGGCGCTATTTGGCGACTTTTTCGCCGTCATTGTCGCGTTTCTACGGTCCATGCCCGTCATTGGGCCTATTCTCCGCCACCCCGCCGTGGCTCCCGTCATTGACCGACTTGCTGGAGTCCGAATTCTCCCCGTCTAA